From Paralcaligenes sp. KSB-10:
ACATATCGCGTCAGTTTTCCGAAGACGTGCGTCATGCCTTTCAGGAAGACCGCGCCGTGCTGGCGGCGGTGCATGCGGGCATCGCCAAGAGCCCTTCGAAGCTTGATCTGCCGCTGGATTCGGGGCCGCTGCGGTTTCGTCGCAAGCTCAAGCAACTGATCGACGCTGAACAAGAGGCTGCCTCGGAAGCGGCAGGCAGTGGCAGGGCCGCGACGCCTGTTCTCCAAGAGGCCTGATATGGCCGATGGCAGCGCGGCGGTCAATCGCGCGTTTCTCGACTACATCGTTGTCGCCAAGACCCGGGAAAGCGACGTCATTACGTCTTTGATCCTGGCTCCGGTTTCCGGGGTGGTGCCCGACTATCGCCCAGGCCAGCACCTGGTGTTTCGCCTGGATATCGACGGTGCCCGGGTCCTGCGGCATTACAGCGTTTCGGGCAATCCCTCCGAACCCGGCACCTTGCGGATTTCGGTCAAGCGCGAGCCCGCTCCGCGCAATCGGCCCGATCTGCCCGCCGGGCTGGGTTCCGGCCATATGCATGATCACGTGCAGGCAGGCGATACGCTGGTGGCGGCCGGGCCCATAGGGCAGTTCATTCTCGATGAAACCTCGCGTCGCCCGGTATTGCTGTTCAGCGGCGGCGTGGGCCTGACCCCCATGATGAGCATGCTGCATCGCCTCGTGCTGTCATCGGATCGCCGCGTGTATTTTGTGCACGCTTGTGAGAACGGCAATGCGCATGCATTTTCGGACGAAGTCGCCGCATTGGCACGGCAACGCCAGGGTGTGACGGTGCATTTCGCGTATCGCGAACCCACTGGGCATGACCGGATCGGGCGGAATTTCCATAGCGCAGGCCTGGTCGGTCGCGACGTATTGCAGGCCTTGTTGCCGCTGGACGATTACGACGTCTATCTATGCGGCCCTCCGGCCTTCATGCAGGCCAATTGGCGCCTGCTGCGCGGCCTGGGAGTTGCCGCCGGGCGCATTCATTATGAGTTCTTCGGGCCCGCCACGGTCCTGGAGACGGGCGAGGGCGAGCCTGACAACCCAGTAGCCGGCGCGGCGACGCAGGAACCTGGTCAGCTCATGGCTTCCCCCGCCTCCACGGCTGGCCGGACCCAGAGAACAGGTTTGCCCTTGGCGCCCGCAGAGTCCCTGCCCAGTGTTGTGCGGGCTGTCGCCGCGGCGCCCGCCGCCGGCATGCAGGTCAGCTTCGGGTCGACGGGCATTACGGTGCCCTGGGACGACTCTTGTTCGTCCCTGCTGGACCTGGCCGAGCAGGCGGGATTGAGTCCCGACTTCAATTGTCGTGCCGGATTATGCAACACATGTATGTCGACCCTGGTGTCCGGGCAGGTCGAGTATTTCGAGCCTCCGCTGGACCCGCCGCCGGAGGGCAAGGTGCTGCTGTGCTGTTCACGGCCCGCCGGCTCCCTCGTTATAGAACTTGCCGCGTAGCCACTGGCGCCAGGGTGGGCCTGTGTGCCCAGCCCAGACGCTCATCAATACTTGCCCGCAAACTTGTATCGGTTCCCTGGGTGCCACATCGTGGCGTTCGACGTGAACGCGCGGTTCGAGAAGGTGATCCGGTCCATTACCAGGCAAGGCTGCGACACTGGAATATCCAGCGGCGCGGCGATTTCCTTGGTAGGCAGCCTGACCTCGATCGTGTATTGCCCGCTGGGCAGAGGAGCCACGCGCATCAAGTATTCGTTGGGTGTCTGGGTTTCCCAATTTTGCTCCAGGTAATCCGGGGCGACCGAGGAGTCGACCAGCCGGTCTTCGATCTGGATCGCGATGTCGTTTTCATAATGCACGATGACCGAGCGGAACAGCTTGGTTTCAGGCGCAATCTGGAATCGCCGCGCCTGGATGTCATTGGCTGGCAAGGACTCCAGTTGCAAGACCTTGCTGCTATGGCGATGGCCGCGGTCGCGGATGTCTTGCGCGATGCTGCGGATTTCGATCAACGTCGACTGGAATTTGGGTTGCGCCACAAAGGTGCCCGAGCCCTTGTAGCGCACCAGCAGTTGGTCGGTCGTGAGTTCGCGCAGAGCGCGATTGACCGTCATGCGGGAGACGTTGAACGTTTCGCACAAGGCCAGCTCGGTGGGAATCAGGTCACCCTCTTTCCAGACCCCATTTTGAATTTGTTCGAGAACATAGTTCTTGATCTGCTGATAGGCCGGCTGGACATCACCTGGCTTTAGTTCCGGAACGGGGCGTTTGTGACGCATGTCATCTCCTAACATATTGATATTTTTGGGTTTTAAAAAAATATCATTTATATGTATAGACAAATAAAAAGTTTGCCTATACATTACACCTTGAGCTTACAAGAAATTAAGCAGTTTGTCGGCGGAAATCGGTGCAAAGCCGGGACATCCGGCCCAGGCCCGATCGAATTCCGACGCACCCATCACATCTGGAGATGAACGTGTCCAAAGATTCAGCAAGCACAATCAATCACGATCCGCGTTACGACGCCAGCCGCGAAATCCATGCCCCCACCGGCCCGACACTGCATTGCAAGAGCTGGGTGACCGAGGCGGCGTATCGCATGATCCAGAACAATCTCGACCCAGCCGTGGCCGAAAACCCCAAGCATTTGGTGGTATACGGCGGCATTGGCCGAGCGGCCCGCAACTGGAAGTGCTACGACAAAATACT
This genomic window contains:
- a CDS encoding 2Fe-2S iron-sulfur cluster-binding protein, encoding MADGSAAVNRAFLDYIVVAKTRESDVITSLILAPVSGVVPDYRPGQHLVFRLDIDGARVLRHYSVSGNPSEPGTLRISVKREPAPRNRPDLPAGLGSGHMHDHVQAGDTLVAAGPIGQFILDETSRRPVLLFSGGVGLTPMMSMLHRLVLSSDRRVYFVHACENGNAHAFSDEVAALARQRQGVTVHFAYREPTGHDRIGRNFHSAGLVGRDVLQALLPLDDYDVYLCGPPAFMQANWRLLRGLGVAAGRIHYEFFGPATVLETGEGEPDNPVAGAATQEPGQLMASPASTAGRTQRTGLPLAPAESLPSVVRAVAAAPAAGMQVSFGSTGITVPWDDSCSSLLDLAEQAGLSPDFNCRAGLCNTCMSTLVSGQVEYFEPPLDPPPEGKVLLCCSRPAGSLVIELAA
- the hutC gene encoding histidine utilization repressor — its product is MRHKRPVPELKPGDVQPAYQQIKNYVLEQIQNGVWKEGDLIPTELALCETFNVSRMTVNRALRELTTDQLLVRYKGSGTFVAQPKFQSTLIEIRSIAQDIRDRGHRHSSKVLQLESLPANDIQARRFQIAPETKLFRSVIVHYENDIAIQIEDRLVDSSVAPDYLEQNWETQTPNEYLMRVAPLPSGQYTIEVRLPTKEIAAPLDIPVSQPCLVMDRITFSNRAFTSNATMWHPGNRYKFAGKY